The genome window tctattttggtttcatctgaccatatgacattctcccaatcctcttctggatcatccaaatgctctctagcaaacttcagatgggcctggacatgtactggcttaagcagggggacacgtctggcactgcaggatttgagtccctggcggcgtagtgtgttactgatggtagcctttgttactttggtcccagctctctgcaggtcattcactaggtccccccgtgtggttctgggatttttgctcaccgttcttgtgatcattttgaccccatggggtgagatcttgcgtggagccccagatcgagggagattatcagtggtcttgtatgtcttccattttctaataattgcttccacagttgatttcttcacaccaagctgcttacctattgcagattcagtcttgccagcctggtgcaggtctacaattttgtttctggtgtcctttgacagctctttggtcttggccatagtggagtttggagtgtgactgtttgaggttgtggacaggtgtcttttatactgataacgagttcaaacaggtggcattaatacaggtaacgagtggaggacagaggagcctcttaaagaagaagttacaggtctgtgagagccagaaatcttgcttgtttgtaggtgaccaaatacttattttaccgaggaatttaccaattaattcattaaaaatcctacaatgtgatttcctggattctttccccccattctgtctctcatagttgacgtgtacctatgatgaaaattacaggcctctctcatctttttaagtgggagaacttgcacaattggtggctgactaaatacttttttgccccactgtaggagcAAGATTATAAGAATCAAATAAAGGTGGGAGGGTGAAGCTTTAAAAAGAAAGGGATCAAAAGGACAAAACAGAGTAAGACATGAACACAACAACAAAAATGCAGAGCTGTGAGTCGCAGTTGCAATGGATCAAAGCCCACATCCACACCCACAATTTCTCCTCTGAAGAATATTACATTGcactcaaagaaaaaaaaaaaaccaacatgacGAAACCTAATCTCAAACTGATCCTACCTGCTTTCCAGGTCGCTGGGCTCCAGTACCGCGAGATTAGGATTGGAAATGCTTGGACTCtacagagaaagagaaaagaggaaGTGATTTTTCAAAGAAAAGCAAATCAGGTCAAACTTCTTCagttctcattttttttccacaagGGACTTCAAGTAGTGATTACGCAACACTTGAGCTTCATTAACGTCATGGAGAAAGTAGGACACGAGGACAGGAAAAGCATTAAAGTGCATTAAAGTGAAATGAACGCTCCTCAGAATGGCCTTTGAATCATTTGCTCTCTGGTCCTTCGCTAAACCGATCATGATGTCAAGGGTTATTTAGTAGCGTCTGCTGTCAGCACTACTGTGTCAACAGAATGAATGAGATAAAAACAACACATACTGTACTACCAACTTGGAAGAAtgtcaaagcaaaaaaaaaaaatgccagaagAGAAAGGCTGACTAGGTGACGCAAATGCAATCCGACTGAGAGGTGCACAAATACCTGAGCCAAACTGATTATATCTGCATTTGTTTCATAGCTTTTCAAATTACTGACCAAGCAACATCCTTAATACCTGAATCAACACATGATGTTCAGAGAGAAaatggagaagccatggcctaatggatagagaagcagctttgggaccaaaagggcgctggtttgattccctgaaccagcaggaaaaactgaagtgcccttgagcaaggcaccgaaccccaacTGCtcacccaggctgctctgggtatgttggacatatggggaagccatgacctaatagagaagcagctttgggaccaaaagggcgctggtttgattccctgaaccagcaggaaaaaCTGAAGGGCCcgagagcaaggcaccgaaccccaacTGCtcacccaggctgctctgggtacgttgtacgttgctctggataagagtgtctgctaaatgccaataATGTAAAGTATTCTAAATGGATCCCTGAAAATTTTTCAGTTCTCGCCTTTCCTTCACTGAATAATCCCAGTACCGAAGAAGCTGCTGTCCTGTAAACATCCCATGACTCATTTACAAATTTATTTATCCTGAACATCTGTTCAACACACTCAGTACTGTTTATCTTTACTCAGTGCCACCCTGTGCGTCCGCTCAAGCATTCTTCTTCATGTTGTCTCAaggatttctttttctttctaccaTCACTTCTCATTAAACACCTCTATTGGTAATTTAACTGAAAATACACTCACATGCACAAATCTACTATATGTTGATTGAGACTTCTCCACTTACCTGCCCAAACAGACTCTTCAGGTGTAATTTAGCAGACGAGAGCTTGGCCCGGACATGGTGCCGATTTTGGTTTGTCCCCGAGGCCGAGTTAAAGCAGAAGGGGTTGAGTGTGGCCATGCATGTTGGATTTGGAGATGGAATGTCATCCTGCTTTACACTctcgttgctgctgctgctgctgctggcctGTGGCACCAGTTGACTGTCACTGTACGCtttgaagctttcgttgagattggTGATCTTGAGCAAGCCGGGTGCGATGTTCAGTTCTGTAAAATCCTCTGCACTATGGCTCAGCTCCTGGGCGAGCTCCTTTGATGGACTGCTCTCGGGGTCCACGGACGTGGCAGGCATAGAGGCCGCGCCGTGATCCACTTCCTTCAGCTGGCTTGGCAGGGTCCTATAGGTACCCACCCTATCTACTTCAACAGAGCAGGCATTCCTCGGAGACACACTCTTCCAGGGAAAGATGTCCAAGCCCAGGAGAGATCCTTCTGAACTGAAGCGACGCATGACTACTTCTTCTGGGAGAGAGATTGgcaaagatgatgatgattttaaGGAAATACCACATGTCTAGCCAAACTTAGGTCAGGAGTGATAATGAATTGAGCACAAGGCTTGAGTGATTTTACTGAAGAATATCAGCAGCAGCTACAACCTGTTTTTCCCTCCCTCTTTTGTTTTGGCAGAACAGTTTACTTAATAGACTGGTGAAGACATTTACAATGCAGTTTAACTTCAGTGACATTACACAACATCACAGTGAGCTGTGCCAAGGAGAAACAAAATGTCTGAAACATTCAGAGGTGGCAGCTGACATTTACAGTGTGGTGTTGCCACTGTGAATCGTGGAGCTGCTGTTTCCGCCAGCACTGAGGCTCTGTCACAGTTCACATCCAACTCAGCTCGGATTGCTTTTAAACACAGAACAAAGGCTGGGAAAACTTTTATACAAGAAAAGATATTAGAGAGAAATATTTGTTCCTGAACAATACCTTATGGTGACTCCAGGCTTCTGCTCCACATGGTAAGAGCCCTCCTTAAGAACCggacaatttattattatttatttttttttattctctctctctctcaacttcCTCAATCAGTTAGAGAAGCCAGTACAGTAGTAAATGTGCACTGTAAGCCGGAGCCGTGCAGCAGGGAGCGCTCCGCACGCTGCGTTTATTTGCTGTTTCTTGTGAATAAAAACAGCAACACCCTCGTCACTTTAAGCCACGCCCACTGCAAAGTCGCGTTCAAACTTGTCCCTGTTCCAGGTGCGCGAGCCACTGacggggtgtgagagagagagagcgcgcgcgctgtGTGTGAGAACAACATACTAACACCAAACACACCAACActaaacacactcaccacatactaacacaccaacactaaacacactcaccacatactaacacaccaacactaaacacactcaccacatactaacacaccaacactaaacacactcaccacatactaacacaccaacactaaacacactcaccacatactaacacaccaacactaaacacactcaccacatactaacacaccaacactaaacacactcaccacatactaacacaccaacactaaacacactcaccacatactaacacaccaacactaaacacactcaccacatactaacacaccaacactaaacacactcaccacatactaacacaccaacactaaacacactcaccacatactaacacaccaacactaaacacactcaccacatactaacacaccaacactaaacacactcaccacatactaacacaccaacactaaacacactcaccacatactaacacaccaacactaaacacactcaccacatactaacacaccaacactaaacacactcaccacatactaacacaccaacactaaacacactcaccacatactaacacaccaacactaaacacactcaccacatactaacacaccaacactaaacacactcaccacatactaacacaccaacactaaacacactcaccacatactaacacaccaacactaaacacactcaccacatactaacacaccaacactaaacacactcaccacatactaacacaccaacactaaacacactcaccacatactaacacaccaacactaaacacactcaccacatactaacacaccaacactaaacacactcaccacatactaacacaccaacactaaacacactcaccacatactaacacaccaacactaaacacactcaccacatactaacacaccaacactaaacacactcaccacatactaacacaccaacactaaacacactcaccacatactaacacaccaacactaaacacactcaccacatactaacacaccaacactaaacacactcaccacatactaacacaccaacactaaacacactcaccacatactaacacaccaacactaaacacactcaccacatactaacacaccaacactaaacacactcaccacatactaacacaccaacactaaacacactcaccacatactaacacaccaaaTGCACACTAACActaaacacactcaccacatactcaccacatactaacacaccaaatacatactaacacaccaagcacactcaccacatactaacacaccaaacacatactaacacaccaagcacactcaccacatactaacacaccaaacacatactaacacactcaccacatactaacccaccaaacacactcaccacatactaacccaccaaacacactcaccacatactaacccaccaaacacactcaccacatactaacccaccaaacacactcaccacatactaacccaccaaacacactcaccacatactaacacaccaaatacatactaacacaccaagcacactcaccacatactaacccaccaaacacactcaccacatactaacaccaaacacactcaccacatactaacaccaaacacactcaccacatactaacacaccaaacacactcaccacatactaacacaacaaacacactcaccacatactaacacaacaaacacactcaccacatactaacacaacaaacacactcaccacatactaacacaccaaacacactcaccacatactaacacaccaaacacactcaccacatactaacacaccaaacacactcaccacatactaacacaacaaacacactcaccacatactaacacaacaaacaccaagcacactcaccacatactaactcaccacatactaatccaccaaacacactcaccacatactaactcaccacatactaacccaccaaacacactcaccacatactaacccaccaaacacactcaccacatactaacccaccaaacacacactcaccacatactaacccaccaaacacacactcaccacatactaacacaccaaacacacactcaccacatactaacacaccaaacacacactcaccacatactaacacaccaaacacacactcaccacatactaacacaccaaacacacactcaccacatactaacacaccaaacacacactcaccacatactaacacaccaaacacacactcaccacatactaacacaccaaacacacactcaccacatactaacccaccaaacacacactcaccacatactaacccaccaaacacactcaccacatactaacccaccaaacacactcaccacatactaacccaccaaacacactcaccacatactaacccaccaaacacactcaccacatactaacccaccaaacacactcaccacatactaacccaccaaacacactcaccacatactaacacaccaaatacatactaacacaccaagcacactcaccacatactaacccaccaaacacactcaccacatactaacaccaaacacactcaccacatactaacacaccaaacacactcaccacatactaacacaccaaacacactcaccacatactaacacaacaaacacactcaccacatactaacacaccaaacacactcaccacatactaacacaccaaacacactcaccacatactaacacaccaaacacactcaccacatactaacacaccaaacacactcaccacatactaacacaccaaacacactcaccacatactaacacaacaaacacactcaccacatactaacacaacaaacaccaagcacactcaccacatactaactcaccacatactaactcaccacatactaatccaccaaacacactcaccacatactaactcaccacatactaacccaccaaacacactcaccacatactaacccaccaaacacactcaccacatactaacccaccaaacacacactcaccacatactaacccaccaaacacacactcaccacatactaacccaccaaacacacactcaccacatactaacccaccaaacacacactcaccacatactaacacaccaaacacacactcaccacatactaacacaccaaacacacactcaccacatactaacacaccaaacacacactcaccacatactaacacaccaaacacacactcaccacatactaacacaccaaacacacactcaccacatactaacacaccaaacacacactcaccacatactaacacaccaaacacacactcaccacatactaacacaccaaacacacactcaccacatactaacacaccaaacacacactcaccacatactaacacaccaaacacacactcaccacatactaacacaccaaacacacactaACCCACCAAACACACCACATACAAAcccaccaaacacactcaccacatactaacaccaaacactcaccacatactaacacaccaaacacactcaccacatactaacaccaaacactcaccacatactaacacaccaaacacactcaccacatactaacaccaaacactcaccacatactaacaccaaacacactcaccacatactaacaccaagcacactcaccacatactaacaccaaacacactcaccacatactaacacaccaaacacactcaccacatactaacaccaaacactcaccacatactaacacactcaccacatactaacacaccaaacacactcaccacatactaacacactcaccacatactaacacaacaaacacactcaccacatactaacccACCAAACACACCACATACAAACCCACCAAACACACCACATACAAAcccaccaaacacactcaccacatactaacaccaaacactcaccacatactaacacaccaaacacactcaccacatactaacaccaaacacactcaccacatactaacaccaaacacactcaccacatactaacaccaaacacactcaccacatactaacaccaaacactcaccacatactaacacactcaccacatactaacaccaaacactcaccacatactaataccaaacacactcaccacatactaacaccaaacactcaccacatactaacaccaaacactcaccacatactaacacactcaccacatactaacaccaaacacactcaccacatactaacaccaaacacactcaccacatactaacaccaaacactcaccacatactaacacactcaccacatactaacaccaaacactcaccacatactaataccaaacacactcaccacatactaacaccaaacactcaccacatactaacaccaaacactcaccacatactaacacactcaccacatactaacaccaaacactcaccacatactaataccaaacacactcaccacatactaacaccaaacactcaccacatactaacaccaaacactcaccacatactaacaccaaacactcaccacatactaacacactcaccacatactaacaccaaacacactcaccacatactaacaccaaacacactcaccacatactaacaccaaacactcaccacatactaacacactcaccacatactaacaccaaacactcaccacatactaataccaaacacactcaccacatactaacaccaaacactcaccacatactaacacactcaccacatactaacaccaaacacactcaccacatactaacacaccaaacacacactcaccacatactaacacaccaaacacacactcaccacatactaacacaccaaacacacactcaccacatactaacacaccaaacacacactcaccacatactaacacaccaaacacacactcaccacatactaacacaccaaacacacactcaccacatactaacacaccaaacacacactaACCCACCAAACACACCACATACAAAcccaccaaacacactcaccacatactaacaccaaacactcaccacatactaacacaccaaacacactcaccacatactaacaccaaacacactcaccacatactaacaccaaacacactcaccacatactaacaccaaacactcaccacatactaacacaccacatactaacacaacaaacacactcaccacatactaacgcACCAAACACATACTAACActaaacacactcaccacatactaacacaccaaacacactcaccacatactaacacaccacatactaacacaccaaacacactcaccacatactaacacaccaaacacatactaacaccaaacacactcaccacatactaacacaccacatactaacacacactaacactaaacacactcaccacatactaacacaccaaacACATACTAACACCAAACACATACTAACActaaacacactcaccacatactaacacaccaaacacatactaacacactaaccacatactaacaccaaacacactcaccacatactaacacaccacatactaacacacactaacactaaacacactcaccacatactaacacaacacacactaacactaaacacactcaccacatactaacacaccacatactaacacaacaaacacactcaccacatactaacacaccaaacacatactaacactaaacacactcaccacatactaacacaccaaacacatactaacacactaaccacatactaacaccaaacacactcaccacatactaacacaccacatactaacacacactaacactaaacacactcaccacatactaacacaacacacactaacactaaacacactcaccacatactaacacaccacatactaacacaccaaacacactcaccacatactaacacaccaaacacatactaacaccaaacacactcaccacatactaacacaccacatactaacacacactaacactaaacacactcaccacatactaacacaccaaacacatactaacacactaaccacatactaacacaacaaacacactcaccacatactaacacaccaaacacatactaacactaaacacactcaccacatactaacacaccaaacacactcaccacatactaacacaccaaacacatactaacactaaacacactcaccacatactaacacaccaaacacactcaccacatactaacacaccaaacacatactaacactaaacacactcaccacatactaacacaccaaacacactcaccacatactaacacaccaaacacatactaacactaaacacactccccacatactaacacaccacatactaacacacactaacactaaacacactcaccacatactaacacaccaaacacactcaccacatactaacacaccaaacacatactaacactaaacacactcaccacatactaacacaccaaacacactcaccacatactaacacaccaaacacatactaacactaaacacactcaccacatactaacacaccaaacacactcaccacatactaacacaccaaacacatactaacactaaacacactcaccacatactaacacactaaacacactcaccacatactaacacaccaaacacatactaacactaaacacactcaccacatactaacaccaAACACATACTAACActaaacacactcaccacatactaacacaccacatactaacacatactaacactaaacacactcgccacatactaacacaccaaacACATACTAACACACTAACCACATACTAACACCAAACACATACTAACActaaacacactcaccacatactaacacaccacatactaacacaacaaacactaaacacactcaccacatactaacacaccaaacacactcaccaaatactaacacaccaaacacactcaccaaatactaacacaccaaacacactcaccacatactaacccaccaaatacactcaccacatactatcACACCAAACACACTGACCACATACTaacaccaaacacactcaccacatactaacacaccaaacacactcaccacatactaacacaccaaacacactcaccacatactaacacaccaaacacactcaccacatactaacacaccaaacacactcaccacatactaacacaccaaacacactcaccgcatactaacaccaaacactcaccgcatactaacacaccaaacacactcaccgcatactaacacactaaacacactcaccacatactaacaccaaacactcaccacatactaacacaccaaacactcaccacatactaacacaccaaacactcaccacatactaacacaccaaacacactcaccacatactaacaccaAACACTCACTACATACTaacaccaaacacactcaccacatactaacaccaAACACTCACTACATACTaacaccaaacacactcaccacatactaacacaccaaacacactcaccacatactaacacaccacatactaacacaccaaacacatactaacactaaacacactcatcacatactaacacaccaaacACATACTAACACCAAACACATACTAACActaaacacactcaccacatactaacacaccaaacacactcaccacatactaacacaccaaacacatactaacactaaacacactcatcacatactaacacaccaaacACATACTAACACCAAACACATACTAACActaaacacactcaccacatactaacacaccaaacACATACTAACACCAAACACATACTAACActaaacacactcaccacatactaacacaccaaacACATACTAACACCAAACACATACTAACActaaacacactcaccacatactaacacaccaaacacatactaacacactaaccacatactaacaccaagcactcaccacatactaacacaccaaacactcaccacatactaacacaccaaacacactcaccacatactaacacaccaaacacactcaccacatactaacacaccacatactaacacaacaaacacactcaccacatactaacacaccacatactaacacaacaaacacactcaccacatactaacacaccaaacacatactaacactaaacacactcaccacatactaacacactaACCACATACTAACACCAAACACATACTAACActaaacacactcaccacatactaacacactaAACGTATCAACACACTAAACATACCAACACACTAAGACACTAAACACACTAGCACTCTAAACATACCAACACACTAAGACACTAAACACACTAGCACTCTAAACACACTAGCACTCTAAACATACCAACACACTAAACATACCAACGCTCTAACcaacacactaaacacactagCACTCTAAACATACCAACACTCTAACCAACACACTAGCACTCTAAACATACCAACACACTAAACATACCAACACTCTAACcaacacactaaacacactagCACTCTAAACATACCAACACACTAAACATACCAACACTCTAACcaacacactaaacacactagCACTCTAAACATACCAACACACTAAACATACCAACACTCTAACCAACACACTAAACAtaccaacacactaacacactaaaCGTAGCTACACACTAAACGtagctacacaccaacacactaaaTGTACCAACACACTAAACGTACCAACACACTAAACATAgtaacacactaaacacaacacactaatgcactaaacatacaacccccattccaaaatagttgggatgctgtgtaaactgtaaataaaaacagaatatgaagatttgcaaatcatggaaaccctaaacTTCATTGAAAatcatacaaagacaacatatcaaatggtgaaactgagaaatttaattttatttaaaaaaaaatatatgctcattttgaatttgatgtcagcaacacgtttcaaaaaagttgggatggggcatgtttaccactgtgttacatcacctctacttttaacaacactacaCTCTACATACTAACACACTAAACACACGATCACCATGATTGTGACATGTTACTGAGCAGGTAGgctaagcattattattatttttattattattattttcaaatcTTACTCTGATTTAATTTAAGCTTTAATTAATTAGTGCTCCAAACAGAAAACGAAACTGAAGTTATGTTTAGTTATAAAAAAGTGAGACAGAAAAGAAAAACCCTGTAGGCTAATCAACTCCATTCCCCCTTTGATTGACAACTACGTCACTGATGCACCCATTGTTTTATTACACAACAAGCACATTTTAGACatactttgtgtgtgtgcgcgcgcgcgtgcataACTACACGCAGCAgtgactttaataggaacttctggattctaagattcctgttcttggctgcaggactggaaactgctgttgcatgctgagatgcttttctgctcaccacggttgtaaagagttactatgagttgctatatccttcctggcaaaaaagctcaaaccaatctgtccattttcgcctctcttatcaacaaggtgtttgtttccacccacagaactgttgctcactcaatgttttttgttttttccaccattctgtgtaaactcttgagactgt of Neoarius graeffei isolate fNeoGra1 chromosome 22, fNeoGra1.pri, whole genome shotgun sequence contains these proteins:
- the si:ch211-152p11.4 gene encoding regulator of G-protein signaling rgs-7 — protein: MRRFSSEGSLLGLDIFPWKSVSPRNACSVEVDRVGTYRTLPSQLKEVDHGAASMPATSVDPESSPSKELAQELSHSAEDFTELNIAPGLLKITNLNESFKAYSDSQLVPQASSSSSSNESVKQDDIPSPNPTCMATLNPFCFNSASGTNQNRHHVRAKLSSAKLHLKSLFGQSPSISNPNLAVLEPSDLESSAKTRRSRFTKQWSEVGHAKTRLSRVELEKWAESLDVVLNSRVAISVFGAFLRSEFSEENLQFYLACEQYRNSSTTFSLSRRAKEISATYIQPGSPREVNLDCKTRDLTLQLLKAPSHTSLCHAQKRIRALLEYDCYPRFLQSNIYLRLLQDAH